Proteins encoded in a region of the Stieleria neptunia genome:
- a CDS encoding MMPL family transporter, whose translation MLADFTARLARLVTQRWRPVLVFWVAATIVLFAIAPKWKDIAYDGDFEYLPDRMTTVAAARVLDEAFPGDRARSQIVIVLGRQETSLDKDDLMVGDDLLRRLHHRFGEVCWQRAIARGYSGGPIDQAPELAQPWLQRALESLDHCIAVDQRFYERFADSVPDLAPTLTEPRMAIAYFDRAKLLEQIGGDERQSGDDYRDALLLVPDIETLAEPIAERDLTPWASMLDLLSWDDAVLGSLLTKPSARLAVMQLSSELAATENINTVESVGKILDQVRRYSLALAPHPENATERLQVEMTGSAAIGGETLIAARDAIRYTESITVIMILLILILVYRAPLLVAVPMVSIGVAVIVSTSMVATLTDWSIRGVLPWLDMRVFTTSRIFIVVILFGAGTDYCLFLISRLREEAALAPWPVACHKALRGVTSALLGSALTTVFGLGTLWFAQFGKYHYTGPIIAICLLVGLVVCLTLAPALLRALGPNVFWPNLVTPETESTRSLLSVPVSPDAKSTRRSSGLWEWIAITLTRRPLTAFLLGIICLAAPGWYGWVNEDSVTYNLSSQLDTDAPSRRGYRLLSDHFKIGEINPVTVLMVRGEDEPRETLKLQLKSLSDLLYQQPGVVAVRTPNDPLGDFPPDRDMGLLSGDAWRRRALQQHRVAQNYFFSNITQYQDRLARLDLIIEGDPFALATQRLVAQIGDTLNELARDPDSDWTGSSVYLAGTTPSIIDLRSVTIADNQRIKIAVVLAVFLILVAVIRRLGLCLYLIFTVLLSYYATLGLTVLFFQGVYGDQYVGLDWKLPLFLFVILVAVGQDYNVYLVTRIVEEQRKSGWLSALRHAVSKTGGIITACGMVMAATFFSMTASAWMPGLLHLLGIESDASIGLRGIIELGFALGLGVLIDTFYVRTILVPSFVALIGRWKSKQRRVVK comes from the coding sequence ATGCTCGCTGATTTCACCGCACGACTTGCGAGACTCGTCACCCAGCGATGGCGGCCCGTGCTGGTCTTTTGGGTCGCCGCAACGATCGTTCTGTTCGCGATCGCGCCGAAATGGAAGGACATCGCCTATGACGGTGATTTCGAGTACTTACCCGACCGCATGACCACGGTCGCCGCCGCGCGGGTGCTCGACGAAGCCTTTCCCGGCGATCGGGCGCGGAGCCAAATCGTGATCGTGCTCGGCCGCCAAGAAACATCGCTCGACAAAGACGATTTGATGGTCGGCGATGATCTGCTCCGCCGCTTGCATCACCGGTTCGGCGAGGTGTGTTGGCAACGCGCGATCGCGCGAGGCTATTCCGGTGGCCCGATCGACCAGGCTCCCGAACTCGCACAGCCGTGGCTCCAACGCGCCCTCGAATCGCTCGATCATTGTATCGCCGTCGACCAGCGATTCTACGAACGGTTCGCCGACTCGGTCCCGGATCTGGCCCCGACCCTGACCGAACCGCGAATGGCAATCGCGTACTTTGATCGCGCCAAATTGCTTGAACAGATCGGTGGCGACGAGCGGCAGTCCGGAGACGATTATCGCGACGCGCTCCTCTTGGTTCCCGACATCGAGACACTTGCCGAGCCGATCGCCGAACGAGACCTGACTCCCTGGGCCTCGATGCTGGACCTGCTCTCCTGGGACGATGCCGTGCTGGGGTCCTTGTTGACCAAACCGTCGGCGCGGTTGGCCGTCATGCAACTGAGCAGCGAACTGGCGGCGACCGAGAACATCAACACCGTCGAATCGGTGGGCAAAATCCTTGATCAGGTTCGCCGCTACAGCCTGGCTCTGGCCCCGCATCCGGAGAACGCTACGGAGCGTTTGCAGGTGGAGATGACCGGCTCGGCAGCGATCGGCGGCGAGACCTTGATCGCCGCCCGCGATGCGATTCGTTACACCGAATCGATCACCGTGATCATGATTCTATTGATCTTGATTCTGGTCTATCGGGCACCGTTATTGGTCGCCGTCCCGATGGTCTCGATCGGTGTCGCGGTGATCGTTTCGACGTCGATGGTGGCCACACTGACGGATTGGTCGATCCGCGGCGTGCTCCCCTGGCTGGACATGCGCGTGTTCACGACCAGTCGTATCTTCATCGTGGTGATCTTGTTCGGCGCCGGAACGGATTACTGCCTGTTCCTGATCTCGCGGTTGCGTGAAGAAGCCGCGTTGGCGCCTTGGCCCGTGGCTTGCCACAAGGCCTTGAGGGGCGTCACCTCGGCGCTGCTCGGCAGCGCGCTGACAACCGTCTTCGGACTCGGAACGCTCTGGTTCGCCCAGTTCGGCAAGTACCATTACACCGGCCCGATCATCGCGATCTGCTTGCTGGTCGGCTTGGTCGTTTGTTTGACGCTTGCACCGGCACTGCTGCGGGCGCTCGGCCCGAACGTGTTCTGGCCCAACCTGGTGACCCCCGAAACGGAAAGCACGCGATCGCTGCTCTCGGTCCCCGTCAGCCCCGACGCGAAATCGACACGACGTTCGAGCGGTTTGTGGGAGTGGATCGCGATCACCCTGACCCGGCGCCCGCTGACCGCCTTTCTGCTGGGCATCATCTGCCTGGCTGCGCCGGGTTGGTACGGATGGGTCAACGAAGATTCCGTGACCTACAACCTGAGCAGCCAGTTGGACACCGACGCCCCGAGTCGACGTGGCTATCGATTGCTGTCGGATCATTTCAAGATCGGGGAGATCAATCCGGTGACGGTCTTGATGGTTCGCGGCGAAGACGAACCACGAGAAACCCTCAAACTGCAACTCAAAAGCCTTTCCGATCTGCTTTATCAGCAACCGGGCGTCGTCGCCGTGCGAACGCCGAACGATCCGCTCGGCGATTTCCCCCCGGACCGAGACATGGGGCTGCTGAGCGGGGACGCGTGGCGAAGACGTGCGCTCCAACAGCACCGCGTCGCGCAGAATTACTTCTTTTCAAACATCACGCAATACCAAGACCGCTTGGCACGCCTGGACCTGATCATCGAAGGCGATCCGTTTGCACTTGCGACGCAACGGTTGGTCGCACAAATCGGTGACACCCTGAACGAACTCGCCCGCGACCCGGATTCCGACTGGACCGGATCGAGCGTTTACTTGGCCGGCACAACCCCTTCGATTATCGACCTGCGAAGCGTCACGATCGCCGACAACCAGCGGATCAAGATCGCGGTCGTGCTGGCCGTTTTCCTGATTCTCGTCGCCGTTATCCGCCGCCTGGGACTGTGCCTTTACCTGATCTTTACCGTCCTGCTCAGCTACTACGCGACGCTCGGGTTGACCGTGCTGTTCTTCCAAGGCGTTTATGGCGATCAATACGTCGGCCTGGATTGGAAACTTCCACTGTTTCTGTTCGTGATCTTGGTCGCGGTCGGACAGGACTACAACGTCTACCTGGTCACGCGTATCGTCGAAGAACAACGCAAGAGTGGCTGGTTGTCAGCACTCCGCCACGCCGTTTCAAAAACCGGCGGAATCATCACGGCCTGCGGAATGGTGATGGCGGCAACGTTTTTCAGCATGACCGCCTCCGCCTGGATGCCCGGTTTGCTGCACCTGCTAGGGATCGAATCCGATGCCTCGATCGGACTCCGCGGCATCATCGAACTCGGTTTTGCACTCGGACTGGGCGTTCTGATCGACACGTTCTATGTCCGCACCATTCTGGTCCCCAGTTTTGTCGCCCTGATCGGACGCTGGAAATCGAAACAGCGACGGGTGGTGAAGTAG
- a CDS encoding thioredoxin family protein encodes MIRSKHWFSATFVMFLCLATSTASAGKYNTVLDIGDAAPAWSELPGTDDGVHALQQLAEKKVVVVAFTCNSCPYAVDAEDRLNALVDRYAGKSVAVVAINVNKVEEDRMAAMKQRAKEKGFKFAYLWDESQQIAKDYGAKYTPEFYVLDEQRKVVYMGAMDDSPAGDKVTKTYVIDAIEATLAGREVEVTETIPIGCRIRIERRRRTR; translated from the coding sequence ATGATCCGATCCAAGCATTGGTTTTCAGCGACCTTCGTGATGTTCCTGTGTTTGGCGACGAGCACTGCGTCGGCCGGCAAGTACAACACGGTTCTGGACATCGGCGACGCCGCTCCGGCGTGGAGTGAGTTGCCGGGGACCGACGACGGCGTGCATGCGCTCCAGCAGCTTGCGGAGAAAAAGGTCGTCGTCGTCGCGTTTACCTGTAATTCTTGTCCCTATGCGGTCGATGCCGAAGACCGCTTGAATGCGTTGGTCGACCGTTACGCGGGTAAGTCGGTCGCCGTGGTCGCGATCAATGTCAACAAGGTCGAAGAAGATCGGATGGCGGCGATGAAGCAGCGCGCCAAGGAGAAAGGATTCAAGTTTGCGTACCTGTGGGACGAGTCGCAGCAGATTGCCAAAGACTATGGGGCGAAGTACACGCCCGAGTTTTATGTCTTGGACGAGCAGCGCAAGGTGGTCTACATGGGCGCGATGGATGACAGTCCCGCCGGCGACAAGGTGACGAAGACCTACGTCATCGATGCCATCGAAGCCACCCTGGCCGGTCGGGAGGTCGAGGTCACCGAGACGATTCCGATCGGTTGCCGCATTCGGATCGAGCGGCGACGGCGGACGCGGTGA
- a CDS encoding sulfatase family protein, producing MAHRLRLFLSVVLFSALFVPFSSAAPPNIVLLLSDDMAWTDYGFMGHPDIQTPNLDKLASESAVFPRGYVPTGLCRPSLATLLTGHYASTHGVTGNDPSPKYAPRDSELFNQRRAQLISYLDRFETVPEALGKLGYLSHQSGKLWEGSYQNAGFTHGMTRGFPQPGGRHGDDGLKIGRSGIEPINEFLDLAVAEDKPFYLWYAPFMPHTPHTPPQRLLDKYRDGRPITIAKYYAMCEWFDETCGQLMESLEKRGLDDNTMIVYLTDNGWIQNPDKNGYAPRSKQTPYEGGVRTPIFYWMPGKIKAGTRPELVSSIDIYPTMLAAAGAPLPDDRPGLNLLPQLTSGDAIPRDTLFGEGFAHDIADIEDPEATLLYRWCIEGKWKLLLTYDGEVNRYQSTHPRTEKGPQLFDLIADPAENNNLAKEHPDVVARLAEKINNWYPVKRAQTITTPSP from the coding sequence ATGGCTCACCGACTTCGGCTTTTCCTCTCGGTCGTTTTGTTCAGCGCACTGTTTGTTCCCTTCAGCTCCGCCGCTCCGCCCAACATTGTCTTGCTGCTCAGCGACGACATGGCGTGGACGGACTACGGGTTCATGGGCCATCCGGACATCCAGACGCCGAACTTGGACAAGCTGGCATCCGAATCGGCGGTGTTCCCTCGCGGTTATGTACCGACCGGACTGTGTCGACCCTCGCTGGCGACGTTGTTGACGGGACACTACGCGTCCACGCACGGAGTGACCGGCAACGATCCGTCCCCCAAGTACGCACCGCGCGATTCGGAGCTGTTCAACCAGCGGCGCGCTCAATTGATCTCGTATCTGGATCGATTTGAAACCGTCCCCGAAGCGCTCGGCAAACTCGGCTACCTGAGTCACCAAAGCGGGAAGTTATGGGAGGGCAGTTATCAGAACGCCGGTTTCACTCACGGAATGACACGCGGATTTCCGCAGCCCGGCGGGCGTCACGGTGATGACGGCTTGAAAATCGGACGCAGCGGCATCGAGCCGATCAACGAGTTTCTGGATCTGGCCGTCGCGGAGGACAAACCGTTCTATCTGTGGTACGCCCCCTTCATGCCGCACACTCCCCACACGCCTCCCCAGCGGTTGTTGGACAAATACCGCGACGGACGACCGATCACGATTGCCAAGTACTACGCGATGTGTGAGTGGTTTGACGAGACCTGTGGCCAGTTGATGGAGTCGCTTGAAAAACGTGGACTCGACGACAACACGATGATCGTTTACCTGACCGACAACGGTTGGATTCAGAATCCGGACAAGAACGGGTATGCACCGCGGAGCAAGCAAACGCCCTATGAAGGCGGAGTGAGAACACCGATCTTTTATTGGATGCCGGGCAAGATCAAGGCCGGCACACGACCGGAACTGGTCAGCAGCATCGACATCTATCCGACGATGTTGGCCGCCGCCGGTGCTCCCCTGCCCGATGATCGTCCCGGATTGAACCTGTTGCCCCAGCTGACCAGCGGCGACGCGATCCCCCGCGACACCCTGTTCGGCGAAGGGTTCGCGCACGATATCGCGGACATCGAAGACCCCGAAGCTACATTGCTCTACCGCTGGTGCATCGAGGGCAAGTGGAAACTGCTGCTGACCTATGACGGGGAGGTCAATCGCTACCAATCGACTCACCCCAGAACCGAGAAAGGGCCGCAGCTATTCGATCTGATCGCCGACCCCGCCGAGAACAACAACCTGGCCAAAGAGCACCCCGACGTTGTTGCCCGCTTGGCGGAAAAGATCAACAATTGGTATCCCGTCAAACGAGCCCAAACCATCACCACGCCCTCCCCATGA
- a CDS encoding FdhF/YdeP family oxidoreductase: MKVGSGGGFRAIWYTFKKGREAGGIWKLFKAMRSRNSCKTCAVGMGGQKGGMVNELGHSFEVCKKSMQAMVADMQPGIDPNFWKQNSIEQLKQLSPRELESLGRLIHPLRYRQGQSHYEVITWKEAFENIAGKLSATAADETFWYFSGRSSNEAGFLLQLLARVYGTNNVNNCSYYCHQASGVGLQSSVGSGTATIVLDDLEKADTVFLIGGNPASNHPRLMTSLMRVRRAGGKVIVINPVRETGLINFRIPSDPISLLAGTKIASHYVQPHIGGDLALLWGLAKATKSLGAIDNAFLTEHTSGSKQWLAAVDDLTWQEIETKSGVARSEIESIAELYAASKKCVFAWTMGITHHAHGVDNVQAIANLAFARGMVGRPGCGLMPIRGHSNVQGIGSMGVTPKLKDQIFAALKDKFGVQLPETPGKDTLACMEAAASGEIKVGFCLGGNLYGSNPDSTFADRALSSLEMNVMMNTTMNTGHAHGLAKETIVLPVLARDEEPAPTTQESMFNFVRLSDGGPARLPGPRSEVAVIAAIGKAVVPDVPGVDWDDLAKPSTIRKWIGAVVPGYGKITEIDQTKQEFQIEGRTFHDPKFGTADGRGVLHCHRLPDLKGTENNHLRLMTVRSEGQFNTVVYEEEDLYRNQERRDLILIHPDDLKRFGLQNDQRVTVKSETGAMSGILARSYDSIRSGNALMYYPESNVLVARHADPQSKTPAFKGVVVELIAE, from the coding sequence GTGAAAGTCGGCAGTGGTGGTGGATTTCGGGCGATCTGGTACACCTTCAAAAAGGGGCGTGAGGCGGGTGGCATTTGGAAGCTGTTCAAAGCCATGCGATCGCGCAACAGTTGCAAGACCTGCGCCGTCGGGATGGGCGGTCAAAAGGGCGGCATGGTCAATGAACTGGGGCATTCTTTTGAGGTCTGCAAGAAAAGCATGCAGGCCATGGTCGCCGACATGCAGCCGGGCATCGATCCGAATTTTTGGAAACAGAATTCGATCGAACAACTGAAACAGCTCTCGCCGCGCGAACTGGAATCGCTCGGCCGATTGATCCATCCGCTCCGCTATCGTCAGGGCCAGTCACACTACGAGGTCATCACGTGGAAGGAGGCTTTCGAGAACATCGCGGGAAAGCTTTCGGCGACCGCGGCGGACGAGACGTTTTGGTACTTCAGCGGCCGCAGCAGCAACGAAGCCGGTTTTTTGCTGCAGTTGTTGGCCAGGGTTTATGGCACCAACAACGTCAACAATTGCAGCTATTACTGTCACCAGGCCAGCGGGGTCGGGTTGCAGAGTAGCGTCGGCAGCGGCACGGCAACGATCGTCTTGGACGACCTGGAAAAAGCCGACACGGTCTTTCTGATCGGTGGGAATCCGGCCAGCAATCATCCGCGTTTGATGACCAGCTTGATGCGGGTGCGTCGTGCCGGTGGCAAAGTCATTGTGATCAATCCCGTCCGCGAGACGGGGCTGATCAATTTTCGCATCCCCAGCGATCCGATTTCGCTGTTGGCGGGCACCAAGATCGCCAGTCACTATGTTCAGCCGCACATCGGCGGTGACCTGGCGTTGCTGTGGGGGCTGGCCAAAGCGACGAAGTCTCTGGGGGCGATCGACAACGCGTTCCTGACCGAGCACACCAGCGGGTCCAAGCAGTGGTTGGCGGCCGTCGACGATTTGACGTGGCAGGAGATCGAAACCAAGTCCGGCGTCGCTCGCAGCGAGATCGAATCGATCGCCGAACTTTACGCCGCGTCGAAAAAGTGTGTCTTCGCTTGGACGATGGGTATCACTCATCATGCCCATGGCGTCGACAATGTTCAGGCAATCGCCAATTTGGCGTTCGCCCGCGGGATGGTCGGGCGGCCGGGCTGTGGGCTGATGCCGATCCGCGGCCACAGCAACGTGCAAGGCATCGGTTCGATGGGCGTGACGCCGAAGCTGAAGGATCAGATCTTTGCCGCACTGAAAGACAAGTTCGGGGTCCAGTTGCCCGAGACACCGGGCAAAGACACGCTGGCCTGCATGGAGGCCGCCGCGAGCGGCGAGATCAAAGTCGGCTTCTGCTTGGGCGGCAATTTGTACGGATCCAATCCTGATTCCACGTTCGCCGATCGTGCACTCTCGAGTCTGGAGATGAACGTGATGATGAACACGACCATGAATACCGGCCATGCCCATGGTCTGGCGAAAGAAACGATCGTCCTGCCGGTGTTGGCGCGTGACGAAGAACCGGCACCGACGACACAGGAATCGATGTTCAACTTTGTGCGGCTGAGCGACGGCGGACCGGCTCGGTTGCCAGGACCCCGCAGCGAAGTGGCCGTGATCGCCGCGATCGGGAAAGCCGTGGTGCCTGACGTGCCCGGCGTGGACTGGGATGATCTGGCCAAGCCCTCGACCATCCGCAAGTGGATCGGCGCGGTGGTTCCCGGTTACGGCAAGATCACCGAGATCGATCAGACCAAACAGGAGTTTCAGATCGAAGGTCGCACCTTTCACGATCCGAAATTTGGAACCGCCGACGGGCGTGGCGTGCTGCATTGCCATCGACTGCCGGATTTAAAGGGAACTGAAAACAACCATCTGCGATTGATGACCGTCCGCAGCGAAGGGCAGTTCAACACGGTCGTCTATGAAGAAGAGGACCTGTACCGCAATCAGGAACGGCGCGATTTGATTTTGATTCACCCCGACGATCTGAAGCGATTCGGTTTGCAGAACGACCAACGCGTCACCGTCAAAAGCGAAACCGGGGCGATGAGCGGGATTCTGGCACGCTCCTATGATTCGATTCGAAGCGGGAATGCGTTGATGTATTATCCCGAATCCAACGTGCTGGTCGCCCGTCATGCCGATCCGCAAAGCAAGACGCCCGCGTTCAAGGGCGTCGTCGTCGAACTGATCGCCGAATGA
- a CDS encoding ThuA domain-containing protein codes for MSLLKSIIAFGLLITSAFSFGLAHAETKKIVLVAGKPSHPPRMHEFNAGVQLMAKCLSGVPEVDVQFVLNGWPQDETVFDDADAVVFFMDGGGKHEIVQQDGRRLKLIDQWAERGVGLGFMHYGVEVLADQAGNEMKRWIGGHYEHLFSCNPIWQPAFESFPEHPVTRGVEPFEIKDEWYFNMRFVSDFSGDRSGASAGMKFVPILVAVPSADVRDGPYVYPRGPYPHIQASEGRAEAMMWTVEREDGGRGFGFTGGHFHDNWGNDNFRKVVLNGLLWIAQAEVPEGGVESSLTSQDLDANLDPKRPRR; via the coding sequence GTGAGTCTCTTGAAATCAATCATCGCGTTTGGGTTGCTGATCACGTCAGCTTTCTCGTTCGGCCTGGCACACGCCGAGACGAAAAAAATTGTTTTGGTCGCGGGCAAACCGTCCCACCCGCCCCGGATGCACGAATTCAACGCCGGGGTGCAGCTGATGGCGAAATGCTTGTCGGGCGTGCCGGAGGTGGACGTCCAGTTTGTGCTCAACGGCTGGCCCCAGGACGAAACGGTCTTTGATGATGCCGATGCCGTGGTGTTTTTCATGGACGGCGGCGGCAAGCACGAAATCGTCCAGCAGGATGGACGTCGATTGAAATTGATCGACCAATGGGCCGAGCGCGGCGTGGGGCTGGGGTTCATGCATTACGGCGTGGAAGTCCTGGCCGATCAAGCCGGCAACGAGATGAAACGTTGGATCGGAGGCCACTACGAGCACCTGTTTTCGTGCAACCCGATTTGGCAACCGGCGTTTGAGTCCTTCCCCGAGCATCCCGTGACGCGGGGCGTCGAGCCGTTCGAGATCAAGGACGAATGGTATTTCAATATGCGGTTTGTGTCCGACTTCTCCGGCGACCGGTCGGGTGCGTCGGCCGGAATGAAGTTCGTGCCGATTCTGGTCGCGGTGCCCTCGGCGGACGTCCGCGACGGACCCTATGTCTATCCGAGAGGCCCGTACCCGCACATCCAAGCGTCCGAGGGTCGCGCCGAAGCGATGATGTGGACGGTCGAGCGAGAAGACGGCGGCCGCGGATTCGGCTTCACCGGCGGTCACTTTCACGACAATTGGGGCAACGACAACTTCCGCAAAGTCGTGCTCAACGGCCTGCTCTGGATCGCCCAGGCCGAGGTGCCCGAAGGCGGCGTCGAATCATCGTTGACGTCCCAAGACCTGGACGCCAATCTGGACCCCAAGCGGCCGCGGCGATGA
- a CDS encoding DUF2760 domain-containing protein gives MSLGIALKAFFAALGNKEKATQIDGILRGQQPSAPAIEAKPAEKPAAKPPQPPRRDPAVTLLATLQREARLVDLIQEDLSQYSDAQVGAAARPCLQQCGGVLQRVMGLKPLLDAAEGAVVEVAADASPTRYQWIGEGTATSGKLVHHGWEVSKLELPTWTGDAADANIVAAAQVQAN, from the coding sequence ATGAGTTTAGGAATCGCGTTGAAGGCTTTTTTCGCCGCGTTGGGGAACAAAGAAAAGGCGACTCAGATCGATGGGATCCTGCGTGGCCAGCAGCCAAGTGCCCCGGCCATCGAAGCGAAACCGGCGGAAAAACCCGCCGCCAAGCCACCCCAACCGCCTCGGCGCGACCCCGCCGTGACGCTGTTGGCGACGCTGCAGCGGGAAGCCCGGCTGGTCGATTTGATCCAAGAAGACCTCAGCCAATACTCCGACGCCCAGGTCGGCGCGGCCGCCCGTCCGTGCCTGCAACAGTGCGGCGGAGTGTTGCAGCGGGTGATGGGCCTGAAACCCCTGCTCGATGCCGCCGAAGGCGCCGTGGTAGAGGTCGCCGCCGACGCCTCGCCGACCCGGTATCAGTGGATCGGCGAAGGCACAGCCACGTCCGGCAAACTGGTTCATCACGGTTGGGAAGTTTCCAAGCTGGAATTGCCGACGTGGACCGGTGACGCCGCCGATGCCAACATCGTCGCCGCGGCCCAAGTCCAAGCGAATTAG
- a CDS encoding Hsp70 family protein, whose translation MGSRYCIGIDLGTTNSVVAFAPLTEDGKKSEPKLELLPIPQVIAPGQIESRPSLPSFLYLPREGEIESLKTPLVGDPGRGIAGVYARQQSAENPQRVVVAAKSWLCHGNVGRTEAVLPWQSPPEVTKVSAFDCTQRFLSHLVAAWHAAHPEAPLADQQVVLTVPASFDPAARELTRQAAIEAGLPDHFVLLEEPQAAVYHWLRSNADHWREQLGAGDVLLVVDVGGGTTDLTLVTVEENGGELNLQRLAVGNHLLLGGDNMDLALAHHVATRLQEQGHDLDPWQSVSLWHACRDAKEKLLAAEGPEEHTISVLGRGSSLIGGTISTALTAAETQGLIVDGFFPQCTAQERPERRTASGFQDIGLPYEADPAITKQVSAFLADHAEAFPASDDEAETGGGTGLTHLLFNGGVFRSETLRGRMRDVINSWCETAPTVLGQQQDLDCAVALGAAYYGWSKQVGGIRIRGGTARSYYIGIETAGLAIPGAPRPLRALCVAPQGMEEGTEAEVPGNEIGLVVGAPARFRFFASSKRGDDAVGTQLNRWTPDELVESEPIELTLSRESAGESGSETGGGEPFVPVRFVSRVTELGMFELWCHSTRTDEQWKMEFNVREKR comes from the coding sequence ATGGGCTCACGGTATTGCATCGGCATTGACCTTGGCACCACCAACTCGGTGGTCGCCTTTGCGCCGCTCACCGAGGACGGAAAGAAATCGGAACCGAAACTGGAACTGCTTCCGATTCCCCAAGTCATCGCGCCGGGTCAGATTGAATCGCGGCCGTCGCTGCCGTCGTTTCTGTACTTGCCTCGCGAGGGCGAAATCGAATCCTTGAAGACGCCACTGGTGGGCGATCCGGGTCGCGGCATTGCGGGCGTCTACGCGCGACAGCAATCGGCTGAAAACCCACAACGCGTCGTCGTGGCCGCCAAGAGCTGGCTGTGTCATGGAAACGTCGGCCGCACCGAAGCGGTCCTGCCCTGGCAGTCCCCGCCAGAGGTGACCAAGGTGTCGGCCTTTGATTGCACCCAGCGATTCCTGTCACATCTGGTTGCCGCCTGGCACGCCGCCCATCCCGAAGCTCCCCTAGCGGACCAGCAAGTCGTGCTGACCGTGCCCGCGTCGTTCGACCCGGCCGCGCGCGAACTGACCCGCCAGGCGGCGATCGAAGCCGGTTTGCCGGATCACTTTGTCCTGCTGGAAGAACCGCAAGCGGCGGTGTATCACTGGCTGCGTTCCAATGCCGACCACTGGCGCGAGCAACTCGGCGCCGGTGACGTGCTGCTGGTCGTCGACGTCGGCGGCGGGACGACCGACCTGACCCTGGTCACGGTCGAAGAAAACGGTGGCGAGCTGAATTTGCAACGACTCGCCGTCGGCAACCATTTGCTGCTCGGCGGCGACAACATGGACCTGGCGTTGGCCCACCACGTCGCCACGCGGTTGCAAGAACAGGGCCACGATCTGGATCCCTGGCAAAGCGTTTCGCTGTGGCACGCCTGTCGCGATGCGAAAGAAAAACTGCTTGCCGCCGAGGGCCCCGAGGAACACACGATCTCCGTGCTCGGCCGAGGCAGTTCGTTGATCGGCGGCACGATCTCGACCGCGCTGACCGCGGCCGAAACGCAGGGTTTGATCGTCGACGGCTTCTTCCCCCAGTGCACCGCCCAAGAACGTCCCGAGCGCCGCACCGCGTCGGGGTTCCAAGACATCGGGCTGCCCTACGAAGCGGATCCGGCGATCACCAAACAAGTCAGCGCCTTTTTGGCCGATCACGCCGAAGCGTTTCCCGCGTCCGACGATGAAGCCGAAACCGGCGGCGGCACGGGACTGACCCACCTGCTGTTCAACGGCGGCGTGTTCCGCAGCGAAACGTTGCGCGGCCGGATGCGCGACGTCATCAATAGCTGGTGCGAAACCGCGCCCACGGTGCTCGGCCAACAGCAAGACCTGGACTGTGCAGTCGCCCTCGGTGCCGCCTATTACGGCTGGTCCAAACAGGTCGGCGGCATTCGAATTCGCGGCGGCACCGCACGTTCGTATTACATCGGAATCGAGACGGCCGGCTTGGCGATCCCCGGCGCACCACGCCCCTTGAGAGCGCTTTGCGTCGCCCCACAGGGAATGGAAGAAGGCACCGAAGCCGAAGTGCCCGGCAATGAGATCGGTCTGGTCGTTGGAGCCCCCGCACGGTTCCGCTTTTTTGCCTCCTCCAAACGCGGCGACGATGCCGTCGGCACCCAACTAAATCGTTGGACACCGGACGAACTGGTCGAAAGCGAACCGATCGAATTGACACTCTCGCGCGAGTCCGCAGGCGAATCCGGCAGCGAAACCGGCGGCGGCGAACCGTTCGTCCCCGTCCGGTTTGTCAGCCGCGTCACCGAACTGGGCATGTTTGAACTGTGGTGCCATTCGACGCGCACCGACGAACAGTGGAAAATGGAGTTCAACGTTCGCGAGAAACGATAA